The following are from one region of the Nymphalis io chromosome 21, ilAglIoxx1.1, whole genome shotgun sequence genome:
- the LOC126776763 gene encoding leucine-rich repeat and immunoglobulin-like domain-containing nogo receptor-interacting protein 3 encodes MQWLHKILTLAIICAAVEAEECPSTCICTPVRLACSGAAVPNNKLTRAFLENYGPSLQEITWTNSNITSIEINVFDGLHNIEYIDLSRNELKRTEHGLFARLNRLKHLNLSRNQIDDIPRFTFADLDHLEVLDVSHNRLQAIPFQVFGPMIRLQYLDISYNKIATFLDYYFKPNRQLKTLFLNNNSLVKITSNALVNLKELETLDISSNKLDYIPKAIFDNLEQLRDLNLSYNNFQNISQDAFKNLNNLKSLNIGGNRLKALPSMLFQHNENLLTLYLDHTEIAVLQNTNFKGLHNLQRLYIRNNLMLREIEAFTLQDTPSVTHLDISANGLTYLPLSLKLLDNLKELRIGNNPWACDCRMAWFVSWVEARKEIVKSDLSCRLTYPNDMLMILNNTNCEAPRLIKSSPLTLHRLQTDALLVCKFGGNPAPSITWITPTRDVYHWNPEPSLPDIYYKHGIAHDQYYRPIDYSKSRVKLREDGSLFIADIHREDSGTYVCLASNPSANVTTEVVLNIDPMTMFEIKIYSLICGALCAAGFLGLTLLVQGLRYIFYRFRLLETCCSCCTCVSRDAPRTRQIYCMLDNIEQYKRLQLEKLRENYAVQVHRIKENCTQQMEWIQSSYSSQAAHLRNIRDIGTNHLTAMKDQYYDQVKRVREYSTSQLNWVRENYVFQRNKIRKFSAHQILRLRESYKYQQQTLNKVLENLPSLYFENCRSGSCGRSDSMAFDPDVEIIDMYLKTKIEMLAKLPSPPDDESRVSVYYTPTERSADSRRTSPVTVPDGVHINMIEPSPPRLLAMAAPSSSRRPALEPLLAASASSPELSRAGDARVLLAVELAERCGRCDAL; translated from the exons ATGCAGTGGCTGCACAAAATATTGACGCTGGCAATAATTTGCGCAGCTGTGGAGGCAGAGGAGTGTCCCTCTACTTGCATATGCACACCGGTTCGCTTAGCGTGCTCAGGCGCCGCCGTACCTAACAACAAACTCACGCGAGCCTTCCTAGAGAACTATGGACCTTCACTCCAAGAGATAACTTGGACGAACTCAAATATAACCTctatagaaataaatgtatttgacGGGCTACATAATATTGAATACATCGATTTAAGCAGAAACGAATTAAAGAGAACTGAACATGGGCTGTTCGCGAGACTGAAtcgtttaaaacatttaaacctGTCCAGAAACCAAATCGACGACATACCTAGATTCACATTCGCAGATCTGGATCATCTGGAAGTCCTAGATGTGTCACATAATAGACTTCAAGCTATACCATTCCAGGTCTTTGGACCGATGATAAGATTGCAATATTTggatatatcttataataaaattgcaacTTTCTTAGATTACTATTTTAAACCCAATCGCCAATTAAAAACACTGTTCCTAAACAATAATAGCCTAGTCAAAATTACATCTAACGCTCTAGTCAATCTTAAGGAATTGGAGACACTTGATATATCTAGCAACAAATTAGATTATATACCCAAAgctatatttgataatttagaACAGCTGAGAGACCTAAACCTCAGCTACAACAATTTTCAAAACATATCACAAGATGCTTTTAAAAatctcaataatttaaaatcgctTAATATTGGTGGAAATAGACTAAAAGCCTTGCCCTCGATGCTCTTCCAACATAACGAAAATTTGTTAACGCTCTACCTCGACCATACAGAAATTGCTGTTTTACAGAACACTAATTTTAAAGGATTACACAATCTGCAGCGACTTTATATAAGAAACAACTTGATGTTACGTGAAATAGAAGCTTTTACGTTACAAGACACGCCATCTGTGACGCATTTGGACATCAGTGCAAATGGATTAACGTATTTGCCCCTGTCGTTAAAACTgttagataatttaaaagaattaagAATAGGCAATAACCCGTGGGCGTGCGACTGTCGAATGGCTTGGTTCGTCAGCTGGGTGGAGGCTAGAAAAGAAATAGTAAAGTCAGATTTAAGTTGTAGGTTAACTTATCCCAACGACATGTTGATGATTTTAAACAATACCAATTGCGAGGCTCCACGTCTCATCAAAAGCAGTCCCTTGACGCTGCATAGACTACAAACAGATGCTTTATTGGTATGCAAGTTTGGAGGCAATCCGGCGCCTTCCATAACTTGGATCACTCCAACGAGAGATGTATACCATTGGAATCCAGAACCGTCATTACCGGACATATATTACAAACATGGTATCGCCCATGATCAGTATTATCGGCCGATTGACTACAGTAAATCTCGAGTGAAACTACGCGAAGATGGATCTCTATTCATTGCAGACATTCATAGAGAGGACAGTGGCACATATGTATGCCTGGCTTCTAATCCTTCGGCCAATGTAACCACGGAAGTCGTCCTAAACATAGATCCTATGACAATGTTCGAAATCAAAATCTATAGTTTGATATGTGGAGCGCTATGCGCAGCTGGTTTTCTGGGCCTAACTTTGCTTGTGCAAGGTTTGCGTTACATATTCTACAG gtTTCGTCTATTGGAGACTTGCTGCAGTTGTTGTACATGCGTCAGTCGCGACGCACCCCGTACGAGACAAATATACTGTATGTTGGACAATATTGAGCAGTACAAAAGACTGCAGTTAGAAAAACTTAGAGAAAATTATGCAGTTCAA GTTCATCGAATTAAAGAGAACTGCACTCAGCAAATGGAGTGGATTCAAAGTAGCTACTCGTCACAAGCGGCACACTTACGCAATATCAGAGACATAGGGACGAATCATTTGACCGCTATGAAAGATCAATATTATGATCAG GTGAAACGCGTCCGCGAATACTCTACTTCGCAGTTGAATTGGGTTCGAGAAAATTACGTATTCcaacgaaataaaataagaaaattcagCGCTCATCAGATACTGAGACTGCGCGAATCGTACAAGTACCAGCAGCAGACCCTCAACAAGGTGCTCGAGAACCTGCCCAGCCTGTACTTCGAGAACTGCCGCAGCGGCTCGTGCGGGCGCAGCGACTCGATGGCCTTCGACCCCGACGTCGAAATCATCGACATGTACCTCAAGACCAAGATCGAGATGCTGGCCAAGCTGCCCAGCCCGCCCGACGACGAGAGCCGCGTGTCCGTGTACTACACGCCCACCGAGCGCTCGGCCGACTCGCGCCGCACGTCGCCCGTCACCGTGCCCGACGGCGTGCACATCAACATGATCGAGCCCAGCCCGCCGCGCCTGCTGGCCATGGCGGCGCCGTCGAGCTCGCGGCGCCCGGCGCTGGAGCCGCTGCTGGCCGCCAGCGCCAGCTCGCCCGAGCTGAGCCGCGCGGGCGACGCGCGCGTGCTGCTGGCCGTGGAGCTGGCGGAGCGCTGCGGGCGCTGCGACGCGCTGTAG